In one window of Arachis ipaensis cultivar K30076 chromosome B06, Araip1.1, whole genome shotgun sequence DNA:
- the LOC107647226 gene encoding uncharacterized protein LOC107647226 has product MDDRVVLKIYYYGQILLETYEGVQFVCENPLDVVIPFILSFEELKGVICEKIDSQRFRRVSCILYRYPLSVFGGFVQFQTKYVTDEASMHEMFSLYMDNRHRMSCIELYIEFEQSEADRNIELEDYNSESEDEFESNYEIVGPGEDEDETGGDMNADVVEVANAVANPHPFQEPSFMRSLDLEAMHASEFPQYMNSALPVVADGEFTVGMKFSSREAVIKAMKDYTIRRSVDYRVYESEPTTFYAKCTEYGNGCDWLIRVTKMQKKYCWEISRYNGSHTCTRSTISQDHSKLDSKTVAEAIKPLVEVDPSIKVKSIIAEVQSKFNYTISYRKAWLAKQQAVESIFGGWKTSYEALPIWFEAMCQKEPSAVVHFETMPTYQGDDLVPDIRVLHRVFWSYYPCIRAFRHCKPVVQVDGTHLYGKYKGCLLVAISQDGNNNIVPIAFAIVEGETSDAWYFFLSNLRQHVVTRDGVGLISDRHDSIRSAIERSNGAWSPPRAFHMFCIRHIESNFLRKFKAPYLQKLIVNIVYVHDVYKMDQVRRVYRARFRPLENPATWPAYQGPRFVGNPFLRRVAKGRLKTTRFLNEMDTRMLRRPRRCKQCGGEGHNRSRCRQIGGPSAGPADD; this is encoded by the exons ATGGATGATAGAGTTGTGTTGAAAATTTATTATTACGGGCAGATTTTATTGGAAACATATGAgggggttcaatttgtgtgtgAGAATCCATTAGATGTTGTTATTCCGTTCATATTATCATTTGAGGAATTGAAAGgggtgatttgtgagaagatagattctcAAAGATTTAGGAGAGTATCGTGTATTTTGTACCGGTATCCGTTATCTGTGTTTGGTGGGTTCGTTCAATTTCAGACCAAGTATGTCACAGATGAAGCGAGTATGCATGAAATGTTTTCATTGTATATGGATAATCGCCACCGAATGTCGTGCATCGAGTTGTATATTGAGTTTGAGCAATCCGAAGCAGACCGTAACATTGAGTtggaagattataatagtgaaagcgaggatgaatttgaaagtaactaCGAGATCGTTGGTCCAGGTGAAGACGAAGATGAAACTGGCGGTGATATGAACGCAGATGTGGTAGAAGTTGCAAATGCAGTAGCAAACCCGCATCCGTTTCAGGAGCCTTCTTTCATGCGGTCGTTGGATTTGGAGGCTATGCACGCATCGGAGTTTCCGCAATATATGAATTCAG CCCTTCCTGTTGTGGCGGATGGTGAGTTCACAGTGGGGATGAAATTCAGTTCAAGGGAGGCAGTAATCAAGGCAatgaaagattataccatccGAAGAAGTGTAGACTATCGGGTATATGAGTCGGAACCCACGACATTCTATGCCAAATGTACAGAATATGGCAATGGTTGTGACTGGTTGATCAGGGTAACCAAAATGCAGAAGAAGTACTGTTGGGAGATAAGCAGGTACAATGGAAGTCACACGTGTACCAGGTCAACTATTTCTCAAGACCATTCGAAGCTGGATTCGAAGACAGTTGCAGAAGCAATTAAGCCGTTGGTAGAAGTTGACCCGTCTATAAAGGTGAAATCAATCATTGCTGAAGTCCAGTCAAAGTTTAACTACACCATCAGTTATCGCAAGGCTTGGTTAGCAAAGCAGCAGGCGGTGGAATCAATTTTCGGTGGTTGGAAAACATCGTATGAAGCTTTGcccatatggtttgaggccatgtgtcaaAAGGAGCCATCCGCAGTGGTTCACTTTGAAACAATGCCTACTTACCAGGGGGATGATTTGGTTCCTGATATACGTGTACTGCATAGAGTCTTTTGGAGCTATTATCCTTGTATAAGGGCCTTCAGACACTGCAAGCCAGTGGTGCAGGTGGACGGGACTCATTTGTATGGAAAATACAAGGGTTGTTTATTGGTTGCAATCTCACAGGATGGTAATAACAACATAGTACCTATTGCATTTGCCatagtggagggagagacttCGGATGCATGGTACTTTTTCCTGAGTAACTTGCGTCAACATGTGGTGACACGTGATGGAGTGGGACTTATCTCTGATCGACACGATTCTATTAGGTCAGCTATTGAAAGAAGTAATGGTGCTTGGTCTCCTCCTAGAGCATTCCATATGTTTTGTATCCGGCATATTGAGTCAAACTTCTTGAGGAAGTTCAAGGCACCTTACTTGCAGAAGCTCATCGTCAACATTG tgtACGTTCATGATGTATACAAGATGGACCAAGTTCGAAGAGTATACAGGGCTAGGTTTAGGCCACTCGAGAATCCTGCAACATGGCCTGCTTACCAGGGGCCTCGATTCGTTGGAAACCCGTTCCTCAGACGTGTTGCCAAAGGTCGTCTGAAGACGACccgcttcttgaatgagatggacactCGTATGTTACGTCGCCCTAGGCGATGCAAGCAATGCGGTGGCGAGGGTCATAATCGAAGTAGATGTCGTCAAATTGGTGGACCTAGTGCTGGACCAGCCGACGATTAG